From the genome of Anopheles moucheti chromosome 3, idAnoMoucSN_F20_07, whole genome shotgun sequence, one region includes:
- the LOC128305977 gene encoding pupal cuticle protein Edg-78E-like codes for MFRVFVIAALAAVAVAQNPDADAQILSSDSAVNPDGSYSWNYETSNGIRAQEEGVGGQSAQGSASWTDRDGTPIQLTYVADENGFQPRGDHLPRESPVPAHVLKTLEFIRANPPKDDPNFNIQALEAEIARLQAIQ; via the coding sequence TTTGTTATTGCTGCGCTAGCCGCCGTTGCTGTCGCACAGAATCCGGACGCCGATGCACAGATCCTGAGCTCCGACAGTGCCGTCAACCCGGACGGTTCGTACTCCTGGAACTACGAGACGAGCAATGGTATCCGTGCGCAGGAGGAAGGTGTCGGTGGCCAGTCGGCGCAGGGTTCGGCCTCGTGGACGGACCGTGACGGTACGCCCATCCAGCTGACGTACGTCGCGGACGAGAACGGATTCCAACCGCGCGGTGATCATCTGCCCCGCGAAAGCCCAGTGCCGGCCCATGTCCTGAAGACGCTCGAGTTCATCCGTGCCAACCCGCCGAAGGATGATCCGAACTTCAACATTCAGGCTCTGGAGGCTGAAATTGCCAGACTGCAGGCCATCCAGTAA
- the LOC128302364 gene encoding non-structural maintenance of chromosomes element 1 homolog, translated as MVYTNVHRAFLQACSNHGTVSKQNALDILIGIYARYGNDDTIPNETDVVDVVAKINEHIHQFDQKIVYTHFELLDSDFYVFVNLQESPIDLHQNVYTAPELHFFRVVLRELTLSEDHTLTMINCLNLTNDTESETIKPLPKTRAEQLLNEWEESGYFLVLNDKFHFGPKSVVEFEKYLSKNYADIITRCCLCNVTIFYGVRCASCPQILHKDCLKKYLRRLTNCPACKELWSVPI; from the exons ATGGTATATACTAATGTGCACCGAGCATTTCTGCAAGCATGCTCCAACCACGGGACAGTAAGCAAGCAAAATGCACTCGACATTCTCATTGGCATCTACGCCCGAT aCGGCAACGATGATACTATTCCAAATGAAACGGACGTCGTCGATGTGGTGGCTAAAATAAACGAACATATCCATCAATTTGATCAGAAGATTGTTTACACACACTTCGAGCTACTCGATAGTGATTTTTACGTGTTTGTCAACCTGCAAGAATCACCGATCGATCTGCATCAGAATGTGTACACTGCACCGGAACTCCATTTCTTTCGTGTAGTGCTACGTGAACTAACGTTGAGCGAAGACCACACGCTGACCATGATAAACTGTCTCAATCTTACCAATGACACCGAGAGTGAGACGATAAAACCCCTTCCAAAGACACGGGCAGAACAGTTGCTGAACGAATGGGAAGAATCGGGTTACTTTCTAGTGCTGAATGATAAGTTCCACTTTGGACCGAAGTCGGTCGTAGAGTTTGAAAAGTATCTCAGCAAAAATTACGCCGATATTATAACACGCTGCTGTCTTTGTAATGTCACTATATTCTAT GGTGTTCGTTGTGCTTCCTGCCCGCAGATTCTGCACAaagattgtttgaaaaagtatCTTCGTCGGCTTACGAACTGTCCCGCGTGCAAAGAATTGTGGAGTGTGCCAATATAG
- the LOC128302260 gene encoding thioredoxin-like protein 1, producing the protein MAVKSINDEGHFQAELSAAGGKLVVVDFTATWCGPCRNIAPLFEQLPGKYPKAVFLKVDVDKCSDTAATQGVSAMPTFIFYRARTKIDRLQGADINGLEAKIQKHYAASADESGEDYGQGMLDLNTFIQKNQCECLNEADDHPWTNALTATGGHLASDCDEQLIISITFNQVIKLHSLKIKAPPTHGPKNIKLFINQPRTLDFDMADSYVSVQDLEVDPKDLETGNPIKLRFVKFQNVQNIQLFVKDNQSGGETTIIDHLAFIGQPIATTKMDDFQRVAGKKGESH; encoded by the exons ATGGCAGTAAAGTCCATTAACGACGAGGGACATTTCCAAGCGGAATTATCGGCCGCTGGTGGTAAGCTTGTCGTTGTCGATTTCACAGCGACCTGGTGCGGTCCGTGCCGCAATATTGCTCCACTGTTTGAGCAACTGCCGGGCAAATATCCGAAAGCTGTGTTCCTTAAGGTAGACGTAGACAAATGTTCCGATACGGCAGCGACTCAGGGGGTTTCCGCGATGCCAACTTTCATCTTCTACCGTGCCAGG ACCAAAATCGATCGACTACAGGGAGCAGACATAAATGGGCTGGAAGCAAAGATACAGAAACATTATGCGGCTAGTGCAGATGAATCCGGAGAAGACTATGGTCAGGGAATG CTTGATCTCAACACCTTTATCCAGAAGAATCAGTGCGAGTGCTTAAACGAAGCGGATGACCATCCGTGGACGAATGCGCTCACCGCAACCGGAGGCCATTTAGCATCCGACTGTGATGAGCAGCTCATCATTTCGATTACCTTTAACCAGGTGATAAAGTTGCACTCGTTGAAAATCAAAGCACCTCCGACACACGGGCCTAAGAACATCAAGCTGTTCATTAATCAGCCGCGCACGCTCGACTTCGATATGGCCGACTCGTACGTATCGGTGCAGGATCTGGAGGTCGACCCGAAGGATCTGGAAACGGGAAATCCAATCAAGCTGCGGTTTGTCAAGTTCCAGAACGTGCAGAACATTCAGCTGTTCGTAAAGGACAATCAGTCCGGTGGAGAGACGACAATCATTGACCATCTGGCCTTCATCGGGCAACCGATAGCGACGACGAAGATGGACGATTTTCAGCGGGTGGCCGGAAAGAAGGGCGAAAGTCACTGA
- the LOC128302363 gene encoding bifunctional coenzyme A synthase, producing MPSRTGLLTAVHLANIAKTLSATRPYALSTLYLQFHPQVAANVSCPLAFGRFVASVYQSSVTWLGSEVDLRIVTGSLRSSGASFESFTKRTRPAAVDYLFYDYALSSSSSGCEKRLAERYPGVKVVELDTLSAEQLSLPPGLDNSLQTYRNVVLGGTFDRIHAGHKVLLTQSVLLATERVVVGVTDGAMIKSKKLHELILPAAQRIKYVKEFLEDIDPFLSYEVVPILDPFGPTATDPNLDLIVVSTETARGGAKVNELRETNGLNQLEVYTIELLDDESTIEDKEDKISSSNQRMDLLGTRLRPRKPAPTHIPAKPYIIGMIGGIAAGKSKMLERFQAFGAGIIDCDKIGHELYEPGEECYQQVVTTFGQEILHPDGTINRKALGAIVFADQSKLDQLNEIMWKAIAKRANEKIRTLHEQHGKEVIVMEAAVMLRAGWQNNCHEMWSCIVPREEAIRRLMERNQLEEQDAIRRVDMQPTSNEEMVQNSDIVFCTLWSYEYSQQQAEKAWAIVTQDLKLKL from the exons ATGCCCTCCAGAACCGGTTTACTGACGGCAGTCCATTTGGCCAACATTGCCAAAACACTATCCGCTACACGTCCTTACGCGTTGAGCACACTGTACCTGCAGTTTCATCCGCAAGTGGCCGCCAACGTAAGTTGTCCCCTGGCGTTTGGTCGATTTGTGGCTAGCGTGTACCAATCTTCCGTCACTTGGCTTGGTTCCGAGGTAGACCTTCGCATTGTGACTGGATCGCTGCGATCAAGCGGTGCCAGCTTCGAATCATTTACTAAACGAACGCGACCCGCAGCGGTAGATTATCTGTTCTACGACTACGCATTAAGTTCGTCTAGTTCCGGATGTGAAAAACGACTTGCCGAACGGTATCCGGGCGTGAAGGTAGTTGAACTGGATACGCTAAGTGCGGAGCAGCTATCACTACCACCCGGGTTGGATAATTCCTTGCAAACGTATCGCAATGTGGTGTTGGGCGGTACGTTCGATCGGATTCACGCCGGTCATAAGGTGCTGCTCACGCAATCGGTTCTGCTGGCCACGGAACGAGTCGTCGTCGGGGTAACAGACGGTGCTATGATAAAGAGCAAAAAGCTGCATGAACTTATACTGCCGGCCGCACAACGGATAAAGTATGTAAAGGAATTTTTGGAAGACATCGACCCATTTCTAAGCTATGAAGTCGTCCCCATTTTGGATCCCTTTGGGCCCACCGCTACCGACCCAAACTTGGAT ttAATTGTGGTCAGTACCGAAACGGCTCGTGGTGGTGCAAAAGTGAATGAACTGCGCGAAACCAACGGATTGAATCAGCTAGAAGTGTACACGATCGAACTACTGGACGATGAAAGCACAATCGAAGACAAAGAAGATAAAATCAGTTCTAGTAACCAGCGGATGGATCTGCTTGGAACGCGTTTACGACCCCGAAAACCCGCACCGACACATATCCCGGCGAAACCTTACATCATCGGTATGATTGGTGGAATCGCTGCTGGGAAAAGCAAAATGCTTGAACGCTTTCAAGCCTTCGGCGCAGGAATTATTGACTGTGATAAAATTGGCCATGAACTGTACGAACCGGGCGAAGAATGCTACCAACAGGTGGTGACAACATTTGGTCAAGAAATTCTGCACCCGGATGGTACAATAAATCGAAAGGCACTTGGCGCAATTGTGTTTGCCGACCAGAGCAAGCTCGACCAGTTGAATGAGATTATGTGGAAGGCGATTGCGAAACGAGCGAATGAGAAAATCCGTACACTTCACGAGCAACACGGAAAGGAGGTAATTGTGATGGAGGCAGCAGTAATGCTCCGTGCCGGATGGCAGAACAACTGTCACGAAATGTGGTCGTGTATCGTTCCGCGAGAAGAAGCCATTCGAAGATTGATGGAACGTAATCAGCTCGAGGAACAGGATGCAATACGGCGCGTAGACATGCAGCCGACGAGTAATGAAGAGATGGTGCAAAATTCGGACATTGTGTTCTGTACCTTATGGAGTTACGAATATTCGCAGCAACAAGCGGAGAAAGCGTGGGCTATCGTTACGCAGGACCTAAAACTGAAGCTTTAA
- the LOC128304854 gene encoding potassium/sodium hyperpolarization-activated cyclic nucleotide-gated channel 1-like: MMTGGREKNNQNFPSHNCAVRHDVDLMKLLMPADSFPRRIARWWRRICLIDHHSPVTRFVFRSDTAIKREMSRQLTYFPGTIHPLSYFRFVWECLMIVTFATAFQLIPYDVTFLYRIGDYYPFTAFHVVLLGTDFICLLDVVMSMYTGTYQRRNQQVDLNLKRVRTQYLRMWFWIDVISSAPDPLLTKLIPPSTLENSLVYCLHRLDYHPGCLWDLWSLASVIKIFRFRTFLRYIRSLCQRFGLRRNVIKFIAILATVLFVFHWSTCLMFMVLRLVQGTDPTLVDERSWSRKIPFWNQTSFVRYMECSYRTLYTVTHITHDFNESMTYDDMVMSLIYTISGYILKIYLLAELLIFIRILFSSKSKYHGYRYELSNYMRHEQLPAALQSQILSYYDFRHPKIYSRWTLIRSVLGEQLYGEMRMEILGPLLRACPLFRATFTDQQLTALALGMDFQLFMKNDIIARWKGAGTGDESRWNMVFIVTGTVAIYTSGWKEVLHLENGEHFGEFQLLFDADTVKFPNLVAVENTELYTLSREWLDRFLQPYPTVRQNLLDLANAHLRQMGEMQRGTVLDTLDNVETVRMQRSRPHGTE, encoded by the exons ATGATGACCGGTGGtcgggaaaaaaataatcaaaattttccatcCCACAACTGTGCAGTGCGCCATGATGTCGACCTGATGAAGCTGCTAATGCCCGCCGACTCCTTCCCACGCAG aatcGCACGATGGTGGCGCCGCATTTGCCTGATCGATCACCACAGCCCTGTAACGAGATTCGTTTTTCGCAGCGATACGGCGATAAAGCGCGAAATGTCACGTCAGCTCACGTACTTCCCGGGCACAATACATCCGCTAAGCTATTTCCG GTTCGTCTGGGAGTGCCTGATGATAGTTACGTTCGCGACCGCTTTCCAGCTGATCCCGTACGATGTAACATTTCTGTACCGGATAGGTGATTACTATCCCTTCACGGCCTTTCACGTGGTGCTTTTAGGCACGG ATTTCATTTGCCTGCTTGATGTGGTAATGTCCATGTACACCGGCACATACCAGCGGAGAAACCAACAGGTCGATCTCAACCTGAAACGGGTCCGGACGCAATATCTGCGCATGTGGTTCTGGATCGACGTCATCAGCTCTGCACCGGATCCACTGTTGACCAAACTC ATTCCTCCATCGACACTCGAAAACTCGTTGGTTTACTGTCTGCACAGGCTGGACTATCATCCCGGCTGCCTGTGGGATCTTTGGAGCTTGGCGTCGGTGATTAAAATCTTCCGCTTTCGAACGTTTTTACGCTACATTCGCAGCCTTTGTCAGCGGTTCGGGTTGCGGCGCAACGTCATCAAGTTCATCGCCATTCTCGCCACGGTACTGTTCGTGTTCCACTGGAGCACCTGTCTGATGTTTATGGTTTTGCGGCTAGTGCAGGGAACCGATCCGACGCTGGTAGACGAACGTTCCTGGTCCCGGAAGATACCGTTTTGGAATCAAACGTCTT tTGTTCGCTACATGGAATGCTCCTATCGGACGCTGTACACCGTGACGCACATCACGCATGACTTCAACGAATCCATGACCTACGACGATATGGTGATGTCCCTTATCTACACCATCAGTGGCTACATACTGAAGATTTACCTACTGGCCGAGTTGCTTATTTTTATACGCATTCTGTTCTCCAGCAAAAGCAAA TACCACGGGTATCGCTACGAGCTGAGCAACTACATGCGCCACGAACAATTGCCGGCCGCACTGCAAAGCCAAATCTTGAGCTACTACGACTTTCGCCATCCGAAGATTTACAGCCGCTGGACACTGATCCGGTCGGTGCTTGGGGAGCAG CTTTACGGTGAAATGCGGATGGAAATTCTTGGACCGCTGCTCCGGGCCTGCCCGTTGTTTCGTGCCACATTCACCGACCAACAGTTGACAGCGCTGGCACTCGGCATGGACTTTCAGCTATTCATGAAGAATGATATTATTGCCCGGTGGAAGGGTGCCGGGACCGGCGATGAGAGTCGCTGGAATATGGTGTTTATAGTGACGGGCACGGTGGCCATATACACGAGCGGTTGGAAGGAAGTGTTGCATCTGGAGAATGGGGAACATTTCGGTGAATTTCAGCTGCTCTTTGATGCAGACACGGTG AAATTTCCCAACCTGGTCGCTGTGGAAAACACGGAGCTGTATACGTTGT CTCGGGAATGGCTTGATCGATTCCTGCAACCGTACCCGACCGTGCGCCAGAATCTGCTCGACCTAGCGAACGCACATCTCCGTCAGATGGGAGAGATGCAGCGTGGGACCGTGCTAGACACGCTGGACAATGTCGAGACGGTACGAATGCAGCGCAGCCGGCCGCACGGTACCGAGTGA